A genome region from Methylobacterium sp. FF17 includes the following:
- a CDS encoding phasin — translation MNGQTFEIPAEMRAFAEKSVDQARTAVDTFVGTAVKTAEQLQTTSKSVQDSLQTVVAKGFDQVQENASATFDFAQKLVRSRDLREAFELQSEFLRSRVANLQAQAQDLGAFAQNTLRPSA, via the coding sequence ATGAACGGCCAGACCTTCGAGATCCCCGCCGAGATGCGCGCTTTCGCCGAGAAGAGCGTCGATCAGGCCCGCACCGCCGTCGACACCTTCGTCGGCACGGCGGTCAAGACCGCCGAGCAGCTGCAGACCACCTCGAAGTCGGTGCAGGATTCGCTGCAGACCGTCGTCGCCAAGGGCTTCGATCAGGTCCAGGAGAACGCCTCGGCGACCTTCGATTTCGCCCAGAAGCTGGTTCGCAGCCGCGACCTGCGCGAGGCCTTCGAGCTTCAGAGCGAGTTCCTGCGCAGCCGCGTCGCCAACCTGCAGGCCCAGGCCCAGGATCTCGGCGCCTTCGCCCAGAACACCCTGCGCCCCTCCGCCTGA
- a CDS encoding Do family serine endopeptidase has translation MARSFRPLASLLTAALMIAPASAQIMKSPDAAPEKAAPQSKAQVQLSFAPVVKRAAPSVVNVYGSHVEARGQSRSAMDEFMRRFFGENGGGRGRGGAPGERAQKSLGSGVIVDESGLVITNNHVIENMNEVRIALADRREFEATIVLRDPRTDLAVVKIKNPTGGLIPMAFGDSEALEVGDFVMAIGNPFGVGQTVTQGIVSALARTQVGSSDYQFFIQTDAAINPGNSGGALVDLQGRLVGINTAIYSQSGGSHGIGFAIPASMVRAVVETAKGGATAVRRPWLGARVQNVTPDIAESMGLDHPTGVLVASLQAKSPAEEAGLKRGDLILTVDGKAVDDPEAFGYRFALKGLSGQTQFGILRGTGRSTVTVKLGPAPETRPRDTLKVRTRSPFLGATLVNTSPAVAEELQADFPAEGVAVSGVDEGSVAARAGLQKGDMIVAINGMPIATTKDLERITRNSLNMWEVSINRGGEVLTSVFGG, from the coding sequence ATGGCGCGCTCGTTCCGTCCGCTCGCTTCGCTGCTGACCGCGGCCCTCATGATCGCGCCCGCCTCGGCGCAGATAATGAAGTCGCCCGATGCGGCCCCCGAGAAGGCGGCGCCGCAATCGAAGGCGCAGGTCCAGCTCTCCTTCGCCCCCGTGGTGAAGCGGGCCGCCCCCTCCGTGGTGAACGTCTACGGCTCCCACGTGGAGGCGCGGGGCCAGAGCCGCAGCGCCATGGACGAGTTCATGCGCCGGTTCTTCGGCGAGAACGGCGGCGGGCGCGGGCGCGGTGGCGCGCCGGGCGAGCGGGCCCAGAAGTCCCTGGGCTCGGGCGTGATCGTGGACGAATCCGGTCTCGTCATCACCAACAACCACGTCATCGAGAACATGAACGAGGTGCGCATCGCGCTCGCCGACCGCCGCGAGTTCGAGGCCACCATCGTCCTGCGCGACCCCCGCACCGACCTTGCCGTGGTCAAGATCAAGAACCCGACCGGGGGCCTGATCCCGATGGCCTTCGGCGATTCGGAAGCCCTCGAGGTCGGCGACTTCGTGATGGCGATCGGCAACCCGTTCGGCGTCGGCCAGACCGTGACGCAGGGCATCGTCTCGGCCCTGGCGCGCACGCAGGTCGGCTCCTCCGACTACCAGTTCTTCATCCAGACGGATGCGGCGATCAACCCGGGCAATTCCGGTGGCGCGCTGGTGGACCTCCAGGGCCGGCTCGTGGGCATCAACACCGCGATCTACTCGCAGTCGGGGGGCAGCCACGGCATCGGCTTCGCGATCCCGGCGAGCATGGTCCGCGCCGTGGTGGAGACCGCCAAGGGCGGGGCCACGGCCGTGCGCCGCCCCTGGCTCGGCGCCCGCGTCCAGAACGTCACCCCCGACATCGCCGAGAGCATGGGGCTGGACCATCCCACCGGCGTCCTCGTGGCGAGCCTGCAGGCCAAGAGCCCGGCGGAGGAGGCGGGCCTGAAGCGCGGCGACCTCATCCTCACGGTCGACGGCAAGGCGGTCGACGACCCCGAGGCCTTCGGCTACCGCTTCGCCCTCAAGGGCCTCAGCGGCCAGACCCAGTTCGGCATCCTGCGGGGCACCGGCCGCTCGACGGTGACGGTCAAGCTCGGACCCGCCCCCGAGACGCGGCCGCGCGACACCCTGAAGGTCCGCACGCGCTCGCCCTTCCTCGGCGCCACCCTGGTCAACACCTCGCCGGCGGTCGCCGAGGAGCTTCAGGCCGATTTCCCCGCCGAGGGCGTCGCCGTCTCGGGCGTCGACGAGGGCTCGGTCGCCGCCCGGGCGGGCCTGCAGAAGGGCGACATGATCGTGGCGATCAACGGCATGCCGATCGCCACCACCAAGGACCTGGAGCGGATCACCCGCAACAGCCTCAACATGTGGGAGGTCTCGATCAACCGGGGCGGCGAGGTGCTGACCTCGGTGTTCGGGGGATAG
- a CDS encoding replication-associated recombination protein A: protein MSDLFASAGLANAAPRPLADALRPKTLAEVVGQEHLTGPDGALTRLLKARSFGSLVFWGPPGTGKTTVARLLAHETDLHFEQISAIFSGIAELRKVFDAARGRRAMGRGTLLFVDEIHRFNRSQLDAFLPVMEDGTVTLVGATTENPSFELNAALLSRARVLLFRSLDDVAIAKLMVRAEALTDQPLPLDAEARGVLVRMADGDGRAALTLAEEVWRSAKPGEVFDAEGLQAIIQRRAPIYDKSQEGHYNLISALHKTVRGSDPDAALYYLCRMLDGGEDRLFIARRLVRMAVEDIGLADPQALVVATAAKDAFDFLGSPEGELALAQVTVYLACAPKSNAVYEAYKAATRVAKAHGSLPPPRTILNGSTKLMRKIGYGEGYRYDHDEPDAFSGQDYWPEKLGRQQFYAPTNRGMEQRYADRLAHWETLRRQRRASEE, encoded by the coding sequence ATGTCCGATCTCTTCGCCTCGGCCGGCCTCGCGAACGCCGCGCCCCGCCCCCTCGCGGATGCCCTGCGCCCGAAAACCCTCGCGGAGGTGGTGGGCCAGGAGCACCTGACCGGGCCGGACGGGGCCCTGACCCGCCTCCTCAAGGCCCGCTCCTTCGGATCGCTGGTGTTCTGGGGACCGCCCGGCACCGGCAAGACCACCGTGGCGCGGCTGCTCGCCCACGAGACCGACCTGCATTTCGAGCAGATCTCGGCGATCTTCTCCGGCATCGCCGAACTCCGGAAGGTGTTCGATGCGGCGCGCGGGCGCCGGGCCATGGGCCGGGGCACGCTGCTCTTCGTGGACGAGATCCACCGGTTCAACCGCTCGCAGCTCGACGCCTTCCTGCCCGTGATGGAGGACGGCACGGTGACGCTGGTGGGCGCCACCACCGAGAACCCGTCCTTCGAGCTGAACGCCGCGTTGCTGTCGCGGGCCCGGGTGCTGCTGTTCCGGTCGCTCGACGATGTCGCGATCGCCAAGCTGATGGTCCGGGCCGAGGCCCTGACGGACCAGCCCCTGCCCCTCGACGCGGAGGCGCGCGGCGTCCTCGTGCGCATGGCCGACGGGGACGGGCGCGCCGCCCTGACCCTCGCCGAGGAGGTCTGGCGCTCGGCGAAGCCGGGGGAAGTCTTCGACGCGGAAGGGTTGCAGGCCATCATCCAGCGGCGCGCGCCGATCTACGACAAGTCCCAGGAGGGGCACTACAACCTCATCAGCGCCCTGCATAAGACCGTGCGCGGCTCCGACCCGGACGCGGCGCTCTACTACCTCTGCCGGATGCTCGACGGGGGCGAGGACCGCCTGTTCATCGCCCGCCGCCTCGTGCGCATGGCGGTGGAGGATATCGGGCTCGCCGACCCGCAGGCCCTGGTGGTCGCCACCGCCGCCAAGGACGCCTTCGACTTCCTCGGCTCGCCCGAGGGCGAACTCGCGCTCGCCCAGGTCACGGTCTATCTCGCCTGCGCGCCGAAATCGAACGCGGTCTACGAGGCCTACAAGGCTGCCACCCGGGTGGCCAAGGCGCACGGCTCGCTGCCGCCGCCCCGCACCATCCTCAACGGCTCGACCAAGCTGATGCGCAAGATCGGCTACGGCGAGGGCTACCGCTACGACCACGACGAGCCCGACGCCTTCTCGGGCCAGGATTACTGGCCGGAGAAGCTCGGCCGCCAGCAGTTCTACGCGCCGACCAACCGGGGCATGGAGCAGCGCTACGCCGACCGTCTCGCCCACTGGGAGACCCTGCGCCGCCAGCGGCGCGCGTCGGAGGAATGA
- a CDS encoding Hsp70 family protein: MAACGLDFGTSNTTLGLVTGGAPALVPLEGRHLTIPSAIFFPPGQAPFVGRAAMAEYVEGTPGRLMRSLKSVLGSSLLEETTPVGRERIKFRDVIGRYLSAVKARAEAATGQSLDTVVHGRPVHFVDGDPEGDARAEGALREIAASVGFRHVSFQFEPIAAALDYEQQVRTEEIALIADIGGGTSDFSIVRLSPARHARADRGDDILANDGVRIGGTDFDRRLSLGIVMPLLGLGSAMNRGDLDVPTGYFHDLATWSSINRLYNAKTLREIEEVRRDARRPDLLARLQTVVEAERGHSLAMEVEGAKIASSEHGHGRIALDWVEAGLAAEIDRAGLVVNTDELARRIAERIARCLAQAGLDADRIDALFLTGGSTGLPHVRAALTACVPKARVVDGDTFGSVGTGLTIEAARRAA; the protein is encoded by the coding sequence ATGGCGGCCTGCGGCCTCGATTTCGGCACCTCGAACACCACCCTCGGCCTCGTCACCGGCGGGGCACCCGCCCTGGTTCCCCTGGAAGGCCGCCACCTCACCATCCCGAGCGCGATCTTCTTCCCCCCGGGGCAGGCGCCCTTCGTCGGGCGCGCCGCCATGGCCGAGTACGTGGAGGGCACGCCGGGGCGCCTCATGCGCAGCCTGAAGTCGGTCCTCGGCTCCTCCCTGCTCGAGGAGACGACGCCGGTGGGGCGTGAGCGGATCAAGTTCCGCGACGTCATCGGGCGCTATCTCAGCGCCGTGAAGGCGCGGGCGGAGGCCGCGACCGGCCAGTCCCTCGACACCGTGGTGCATGGCCGCCCCGTCCACTTCGTCGACGGCGATCCCGAGGGCGACGCCCGGGCCGAGGGCGCCTTGCGCGAGATCGCCGCCAGCGTCGGCTTCCGCCACGTCTCCTTCCAGTTCGAACCGATCGCCGCGGCCCTCGACTACGAGCAGCAGGTGCGCACGGAGGAGATCGCCCTCATCGCCGATATCGGTGGCGGCACCTCCGACTTCTCCATCGTGCGGCTGTCGCCGGCGCGACACGCCAGGGCGGACCGGGGCGACGACATCCTGGCCAATGACGGCGTGCGCATCGGCGGCACGGATTTCGACCGCCGCCTCAGCCTCGGCATCGTGATGCCGCTGCTCGGCCTGGGCAGCGCGATGAACCGGGGCGACCTCGACGTGCCCACGGGCTACTTCCACGACCTCGCCACCTGGTCGAGCATCAACCGGCTCTACAATGCCAAGACCCTGCGGGAGATCGAGGAGGTCCGCCGCGATGCGCGGCGGCCCGACCTCCTCGCGCGGCTCCAGACCGTGGTGGAAGCCGAGCGCGGCCATTCGCTGGCCATGGAAGTGGAGGGTGCCAAGATCGCCAGTTCCGAGCACGGCCACGGCCGCATCGCCCTCGACTGGGTCGAGGCCGGGCTCGCGGCGGAGATCGATCGCGCGGGCCTCGTCGTGAACACGGACGAACTCGCCCGGCGCATCGCGGAGCGGATCGCCCGCTGCCTCGCCCAGGCGGGACTGGACGCCGACCGGATCGATGCCCTGTTCCTCACCGGCGGTTCGACGGGCCTGCCGCATGTCCGCGCCGCGCTGACGGCCTGCGTGCCGAAGGCCCGCGTGGTCGACGGCGACACCTTCGGCTCCGTCGGCAC